Sequence from the Panthera tigris isolate Pti1 chromosome D3, P.tigris_Pti1_mat1.1, whole genome shotgun sequence genome:
GCCTGCGTGCAGTGAGCGCGGGGAGCCCACGGCGAGTGTCTGTGGCTGTGCCAGGCTGCAGGTAAGCGCGGGCCGGGGGTGCGGAAGGGGCCCGGGCCATCCGCGAGGCGGccgcgggggcgcgggggcggccgGCCGCCGGCGCGGCGGGGCGGCCCGGAAGAAGCGCGTTCTCGCCGAGCTCTGGGGCACCAGCCAGTTCCAGGATGTGCGGGCGGCCGCTGGCGGCGCGATGCGAGCGGCGCCGGGCGtgggccggggccgggccgggcgaaGGGACCGGGCGCCCTAGGGACCGCGCAGGCCGGCGAGCGGGCTCCGGTAgcggccgggcggcggcggcggcggcggccccgcgCGCGCGCTCGCCGAGTCTCGGCGGCGGAGTTCATGGCCGCCCCCGCTCGCACCGCCGCAGTGCAccgcggtgggggtgggggtggggacggctcagagcccggcgCGGAGCGCGGCCCGCCGGGCGCCGCCCCTACGAGCCGCGGGCCCCGCCGCGCCGCCCCCAGCTGCCTGCCGCGGAGGGGGCCGGGACCCCCGCGCACGCACTCCCGGGTGCGCCCGCGGAGCTTGGAAGCCGGCcgcgcgccgcccccgcccccggccgcgggagggcgggggagggcccGGCGCGAGCCGGCCGGGGAGTGCGCGGGGCGCGAGCTCCGGGCTCGCGGGGCGCGGCGCGGGGCTGCGGAGCCGGGCTGCACgcccgctcccgctcccgctcgcCGCCGCCGGCCCTCCCTCTTGGGCGCGGAGCCGCGGCCCCCAGCCTGCTCTGGACTGCGATTTTGAAAGGGAAAGTGGCTCTTTCACCTCCCGGCTGCGAGGCGGGGAGCTTTTGTTTAGGAAGGGATGCAAAGGGCCTTATCCGACCCCCCACCTCCCGGGCCGAAAGGGACGAGAGCGAGGCCTGAGAGGCTCCGAAGTCCTCTTGGGTCTTGCGCTTCgttccctgcttcctccccatcCCGAAGTTGCGAGCTTTCAACCGGGAAGTCGCGCCGCCGCCATTGTCGCGGCTGCTCCGGGGTAGGGGAGGCGGCTGCCGCTGCTTATGTAAGTTTGACTTTGCTGGAGCCCCTGCTCCCTGCTGTCTAACGGCGGCCCAGCGCGCCAGCGGTTTGGAGAACCACAATAAAGGGGCAGCTTTGTTTGGAGGTGTAGTTGGGGCTACAGCTTTCCCTGCACCTACACAAATACCGGCAACGGCCGTCTTTCAGTTTAACTCACCTGAACTTAGCAACTGGAACGTCTCAGCAGAAAGTAATGGTCCTCGGCGATCTTGCGAGAGAGTGGGGACCAAATATCACACTGCACCCTCCATCCCACCAAATTCAGCACCGTGGTGTGTCGCCATGGGTACTGCAGGGCCACTCCTCTCCCTAGTCCCATGCACTTTTATCCCACAAGCCTTAGGGAGAGTTACAACAGTGGGAAGCGAATAGGTAGGAAGGTTTTGCGTGGCTGTCTTCCCTTGGAGATGACTGCAGGCCGAGGTGCATCGAAGGGACTGGCGGGGTCCGCAGCTATTAGTAATGTTGCCCAGCTCTCACAGTGTGCAGATGAGAAACCCCCTGCTACTTTAGGCAGCTTAggggtgtgtttgtttttctggagagGGAACTTGGGAGGGTTTTCAGAATGTTGGTCTCTAAGTTCGGTTCTTGCACCACAATTTTTGTGGAAGAATATTGCAGCTCAGTCCTTGGTTCTACCACACCGAAGTTTGCGTGCTCACTGTTCAGTCGAGGAAAGATGTTTTTCAGAATATTGGTCTGCAGGATGGAGTCCCTCTGGTAAGAGTTAAAACCCCCTAAATGCTAGAATTTTTTCAGTCTCCCAGTAGGGATAGAGGTGAAAACACCAGGATTTCTCAGTTACAACAATAAACAGCAGTGTAGTTTAAGTGGTAGGTGCACATCACATAGAAGcgtggaaagaagaaagcagcTACTGTTCTCTCTCCTCCAAGGTTAATTGTGGGGTATGGGCACGTCTATGactttatattgatttttaaaacgtACACACTATATGCTTCTATGAGCCTAGAAATAAAGGTGGAGGGCTACATGCCCAAGCAGGAAATGGTGGGGGTAGGGGATACTTACtggctttttctgtatctgtgtaGCTATCAACCTCTGTGCAAATCTGGGCATGGGCTTTGTTAGGACTTCCTTAGTGGTTCTCCAACCCATTCCTCTAATCCCAGTGTACCGCCCCAAGTGCCACAGCCTTTATCTGTTCTCATTCATATCTGTTCAGAGCTGGACCTGATGCTGCCAGTCACCCTCCTCTCTGTTCCCAACCTGAAAATGGGTACATGTGCAAGTGGCAGGACGAGaaaggaaagtttatttttaaaaatcaattcttgAAAATATTCTTGTTTAGAATTTGGGATGGGGGAAGGTCCTACCTTATTCTTGTTTGTCCTTTTCTCTTATAGGACTGGCGCATCCCTGATCAGAGTTATTCTGATCTGAAGAATTTGGTGTTTGAAGCATTAAGATAATAGCCTGAGTTGTTCATGGTAACTATAACTCTGGATATTAAATCTTGAAAATATGGTTTggtgtttgctttaaaaaacacagtGTGTATAACGTATACAACATATAACGTATATGCACAGTAACATATGTGCacagtatgatatatatatatacgtatcgGTTATGCATTagaacttctgtttctttggggAGAATGCTttgttaaataaaaggaaaacaatgtttcaaaaagaaatcatacagaacacattcttttaaaaagataattctttaGAACGGTCTTTTGCGCCAGATGTCTCGTGCCAGTTCAGAAGTTTTTTAGCTTATAAAATACAGCACTTGCCAAGCACATCCAGTCCCGATGACGCTTTCGTCCGGATGGCAGATAGATTGGCATCCAGGTGGACTGAAGACACTTATCACTGTCCTCCCAAATGCCATCTGATTGTCTGAGGGTCATATTAAACCATAACCCTCATTCAGAAGTAGCCCAAGGCCGGTGAGGAAAAAACCCCAGAAGACAACACTAAGTGGGATGTTTTGGCAATGATATCTCTTTCTGGTTCTACGGGAGTGATGCATCTCTTCTGTCCAGGAAGTAGAACACTGGGTGCTGTTAGTTGCTTCACGGAATTAGAGTAGACACGACAGGAGTAGAGGCTCTTGGCCTCGCACCTCTTTCTTAAACCTTGAGGTTATTTGTTGTCATTACCTCTCGTTGTCAGAAGCACAAGTTTTGGAGTAGGTTGCCTGGATTGGAGTCCCAGCTCTCCAGTAAATAACCAGAGTATTGAGCAGGTTCCTAAAGTCATGTataaagcgggggggggggggggggggggggggtgggggggggggtggtggcgggtAGGAATGCCTGTGTCCTAAGGTTATTTAATCAGTACATTTGTGAAGGCACGCAAAGCACACAGAACAGGGTCTAGCATGTATTACGTGCCCACTCAAAGTGGCTGTTATTATTActaaacaaatactttttaaactgAAGATGAATAGAAGTGACAACATGGCCATCCCCAAGCTGGGATGGATATCCCAGTCTTTCGTACTCCTGTTCTTGAACCACTCCTAACATTGACTTTCTGAAATTGCTAGCTACTGaaaattcataaggaaatgaaagccCACCTGTGTTTTGTATGTGGAAAAAGTATTGGTCGTAAATCTGAAACTctgtttttaacaatttttttgcAGGAGTTTTTCATCAGTATGTCTGAAACCATTAAATATAATGACGACGATCATAAAACTCTGTTTCTGAAAACACTAAACGAACAACGCCTGGAAGGAGAATTCTGTGATATCGCCATTGTGGTCGAAGATGTGAAATTCCGAGCACACAGGTGTGTTCTTGCCGCCTGCAGCACCTACTTTAAGAAGCTTTTCAAGAAGCTTGAGGTTGATAGCTCTTCGGTAATAGAAATAGATTTTCTTCGTTCTGATATATTCGAAGAGGTCCTGAACTACATGTACACAGCAAAGATTTCTGTGAAAAAAGAAGATGTCAACCTAATGATGTCATCGGGTCAGATTCTTGGTATCCGGTTTTTGGATAAACTCTGTACTCAGAAGCGTGATGTCTCCAGTCCCGATGAAAACAACGGCCAGTCAAAGAGTAAGTATTGCCTCAAAATAAATCGCCCCATTGGAGATGCTGCTGACACTCAGGATGATGACGTGGAAGAAATTGGAGACCAGGATGACAGTCCTTCCGATGACACGGTAGAAGGCACCCCCCCGAGTCAGGAGGACGGCAAGTCGCCGACGACAACGCTCAGGGTTCAGGAAGCAATCTTAAAAGAGCTGGGGAGTGAGGAAGTCCGGAAAGTAAATTGCTACGGGCAGGAGGTAGAATCCATGGAGACCCCGGAATCGAAAGATTTGGGGTCCCAGACTCCTCAAGCCTTAACATTTAACGACGGAATGAGTGAAGTGAAGGATGAACAGACGCCAGGCTGGACAACAGCTGCCAGTGACATGAAGTTCGAGTACTTACTCTATGGCCACCATCGGGAGCAGATAGCCTGCCAGGCGTGCGGTAAGACATTCTCTGACGAAGGCAGGTTGAGGAAGCATGAGAAACTCCACACGGCAGACAGGCCGTTTGTCTGTGAAATGTGCACAAAAGGTTTTACCACACAGGCCCACCTGAAAGAACACCTAAAAATCCACACAGGGTACAAACCCTACAGTTGCGAGGTGTGTGGAAAATCATTTATCCGCGCCCCAGACTTAAAGAAGCACGAGAGAGTTCACAGTAACGAGAGACCTTTTGCGTGCCACATGTGTGACAAAGCCTTCAAACACAAGTCCCACCTCAAAGACCACGAACGAAGACACAGAGGGGAGAAGCCCTTTGTATGTGGCTCTTGCACCAAGGCATTTGCCAAGGCGTCTGATCTGAAAAGGCACGAGAACAATATGCACAGTGAAAGGAAGCAGGTGACCCCCAGTGCCATCCAGAGCGAGACAGAACAGTTGCAGGCAGCAGCGATGGCCGCTGAAGCCGAGCAGCAGTTGGAAACGATAGCCTGTAGCTAGAGGTGATGGGACAGGACCCCGCTTCGCCTGAGCCCCGGAGACTGAGACTGCATTGTTCGTCATACATGAACGCCAGTCGCTGTATTTTTGTGGAAACTTACGGAGCATTGTACTCGCTGGACTTAAGGCAGTGCTTGGTTAGGTAGTTTTAAAACTTTGCAAGGAAGTCAGGTTCCTTGGTTCCGACCAAACAGTGTCACTGTCCTGTCTGGTGTCTGGTAGTAATGTTGCCAGTaagtccccctccctcttttttatgattttaatttgagaACTCCTGTGTCCAGTCCAGAAGTAGGAGACttctattccatttttaattcctCTCGACACTTGCTGCGCTGGTGAGTGTATTGCACAGAGTGATAATTGAGTAAATTGATTTCCTGATCATCACGCTTATTTGTGACTTCACAGTCAAAACAGCCTTTTTAATAACTTAATAAGAGTACGTCATGTAGATGCAGAAAATACTGGTGGGTGGTTGACCAAGAACACCGCGTGGATACGAACACAAGTTCCAGAAGTGCAGAATGGCATTAGATTTGTATTCggtttgttaattttatatcaCTGTTTTTCACTATTTTTGTGGACAAATGATGGTTGCTTTgctaaaatgtttcttcattttgattgCCCGTACTTCCCCCAAAAGATGTAGTCACAAGTCCCGAACACGAGGCTGAGCAAACCCACAGGGATGATGGTGGTCTGGGGGCTGAGTTCTTTTTGTTCCTCTCTTTTGGGGCATTGTCACTCGGCGGCAGATGTGGTTTGTGGGGTAGACCAGTTATTAGAGGGATAGCAAAGGGGGAATAGGAACCTGCTCTCAGGGACAAGGTTTTCATGTTTGCAACAATTCCAAGATTTTCTAGATCAAAATAATTCTCAATTGATTTTTGAACTTGGATTTTTATTTAGGATCAAATTAGGACAAGAACAGGTATGCTTCTTCGGATACATTTGTGTCACTTAAGAGAATGTCATCAAGCGTTTGGGCTCTCTGCAGCACGTGATTTATAGGAGATGTAATATCGttacttaaattaataaattgaaaatcttTTAAGTGTGTAAATAGTGTAGAAGTGTTGGTCTTATGTATTTCAAGTAAAAGTAGACagctgcacttttttttttttttttgcacattggATTAAAATAACTTTCATAAGCAGCAAACATCAGTCTCTTTTTTAACCAATATTAAAGACTATCagaccaaatttttatttttttgaagtatatttcaTCATTGGTGGTTACAGTTTTAAGTAGAATTTGGTTGCCATTTCATAGTCATAAACAGAATTATAAACACTGTTCCAATTTTGGtgtatgaaaactttttttttttaaccgtttCTTTAGGAATATATTGAAATGCCAAAATAGTTTGAATTATGTTCTGTAATAAAGTATTAGTCAATTATTTTAGAATGTACAATtttaggaaaatgtcatttttcaaaatttatttttgattcctAGAACTTTTTTCCTCAAGATACATTAAAGTAATTTCATTTCATGCTTGTTGCATTAACACCTGTAATTGCTGTTAcaggagaaattttattttttaacttgatgTATATGTTGTGCCCAAGATCATAGGATGGAGATGCTACCTTTTAAAGAAAGTTATTTATTGGTAAAATGtttagtttaaaattaatttaatcttcTTTCTTAAAAGTCGTTTATTCTGTCCGAAAAGTAGTGTTGTCACTGTGTTTATATGCTGTTAGTGGAAGGGGAACTGATTGGCGCTCCTTGGCTGTTTTAAccaaagcagaggaaaaataatttaacgTCTTGTCGATAGCTACTGCAACAAACCATTTTTGGGGGcttcatttttgtatataaaagaaaatatacttccgttattcctgttttcatttttttcatagcaACGTTTCACACACCCAGCTTTCTGCCGAAGCACATTTTCTATGCTATCTTCATCATGGTTTTACACAGAGTTGCAAGTTAAACACATGCTATTGATCCTCAGTGAAACCAGAGTCTCGGTGGTACCCCAAAAAAGCTTAATTTTCAGCACTTGATTTGTATTGTGCACATACCTATCATCTGTCCACTTTTGCATGAGAAATGAATT
This genomic interval carries:
- the ZBTB14 gene encoding zinc finger and BTB domain-containing protein 14, coding for MEFFISMSETIKYNDDDHKTLFLKTLNEQRLEGEFCDIAIVVEDVKFRAHRCVLAACSTYFKKLFKKLEVDSSSVIEIDFLRSDIFEEVLNYMYTAKISVKKEDVNLMMSSGQILGIRFLDKLCTQKRDVSSPDENNGQSKSKYCLKINRPIGDAADTQDDDVEEIGDQDDSPSDDTVEGTPPSQEDGKSPTTTLRVQEAILKELGSEEVRKVNCYGQEVESMETPESKDLGSQTPQALTFNDGMSEVKDEQTPGWTTAASDMKFEYLLYGHHREQIACQACGKTFSDEGRLRKHEKLHTADRPFVCEMCTKGFTTQAHLKEHLKIHTGYKPYSCEVCGKSFIRAPDLKKHERVHSNERPFACHMCDKAFKHKSHLKDHERRHRGEKPFVCGSCTKAFAKASDLKRHENNMHSERKQVTPSAIQSETEQLQAAAMAAEAEQQLETIACS